One window from the genome of Nicotiana tomentosiformis chromosome 5, ASM39032v3, whole genome shotgun sequence encodes:
- the LOC138892332 gene encoding uncharacterized protein has translation MVDNYKQWHEKLPFSLPGYRTTVRTSTGATPYLQVYGTEAVIPAKVEIPSLRIIQEAELSDAEWERSRYEQLDIIDGKRINAVCHGQLYQSKMARAFKKKVKSRQFTPGHLVLK, from the coding sequence ATGGTggacaattacaaacaatggcacgagaagctgccattttctttacctggatatcgtaccacagttcgcacatcaactggggcaactccctacctacaagtttatggtactgaagccgTTATTCCAGCCAAAgtggaaattccttctttaagaatcatacaagaagctgagctcagcGATGCGGAATGGGAACGAAGCCGGTATGAACAACTAGATAtcattgatgggaaaagaatAAATGCAGTATGCCACGGTCAACTATACCAGAGCaaaatggcaagagctttcaaaaaaaaggtcaagtcaaggcaattcacaccggggcattTGGTGCTAAAGTGA